The following are encoded in a window of Streptomyces griseiscabiei genomic DNA:
- the txtR gene encoding cellobiose-binding transcriptional regulator TxtR encodes MACSELFVALGAEKGEASCFTRFPADAPSARYCLLSSSGMQIKSFKAGGVKVTIIDSGPAVIEFEAINSEAALTPQRTVICVLSGMAFIAGTGNGTEIDAGTLVMTDGDVPFSMNVPVASRLLVLRFADEAKDGLPVSPRGTFIVTDAAKGPGSGFLFSFLNTLAVEMMKTDGILSSYMEEVVRILAISATRIAYAELGKHYSGGCDPLLIAVQESIDRQLADPEISPATLAAEHNISVRQLHRVFGPIGESVMSYVKRRRLERFACDLRDPSLGHRKINELAADWGMLDAAMLSRHFRCAYGMSPRDYRKQHCFT; translated from the coding sequence GTGGCCTGTTCTGAACTGTTTGTCGCGCTCGGAGCCGAGAAGGGGGAAGCATCTTGCTTCACTCGATTTCCGGCCGACGCGCCGAGCGCAAGGTACTGCCTTTTGTCGAGCTCAGGCATGCAGATAAAATCTTTCAAGGCCGGCGGGGTCAAGGTGACGATCATAGATTCCGGTCCAGCCGTCATCGAGTTCGAGGCAATCAACTCGGAGGCGGCCTTGACGCCGCAGAGAACAGTCATATGCGTACTGTCAGGAATGGCGTTCATCGCTGGTACCGGAAACGGTACGGAGATCGACGCGGGGACGCTGGTTATGACGGACGGCGACGTTCCCTTTTCGATGAATGTGCCCGTTGCTTCGCGACTCCTCGTACTGCGTTTCGCCGACGAAGCGAAGGATGGACTCCCGGTGTCGCCTCGGGGGACTTTTATCGTGACGGATGCTGCCAAGGGTCCCGGATCCGGATTTCTTTTTTCGTTCTTGAATACCCTGGCTGTGGAGATGATGAAAACCGATGGGATTCTGTCCTCGTATATGGAGGAGGTCGTGCGCATCCTGGCGATCTCCGCGACGCGAATCGCATATGCCGAGCTCGGAAAGCATTACTCTGGGGGATGCGATCCACTTCTGATCGCGGTTCAGGAGTCGATCGACCGGCAGTTGGCCGACCCCGAGATCAGCCCGGCGACCCTCGCGGCCGAACACAACATATCGGTGCGTCAGTTACATCGAGTTTTCGGACCGATCGGGGAAAGCGTCATGAGCTATGTCAAACGCCGTCGCCTGGAGCGTTTCGCATGCGATCTGAGGGATCCGAGCCTGGGGCACCGGAAGATCAATGAGCTGGCGGCGGACTGGGGGATGCTGGATGCCGCGATGCTGAGCAGACACTTCCGCTGCGCCTACGGAATGTCGCCCCGCGATTACCGGAAGCAGCACTGTTTCACCTGA
- the txtE gene encoding 4-nitrotryptophan synthase, protein MTVPSPLADPSIVPDPYPVYADLAQRRPVHWVERLNAWAVLTYADCAAGLKDPRLTADRGTEVLAAKFPGQPLPPDNIFHRWTKNVVMYTDPPLHDALRRSVRAGFTRAAHQHYDQVLQKVAHDLVASIPAGATEIDAVPALAAELPVRSAVHAFGVPEEDLGFLIPRVNTIMTYHSGPKDQPVTQEIILEKLTDLHTYASELLQGMRGKVLPDTVIARLAAAQDGLTETTPEQTVHQLALVFIALFAPTTPGSLSSGTLAFARNPRQVERFLADQACVDNTANEVLRYNASNQFTWRVAAKDVEMGGVRIEAGQTLALFLGSANRDANMFERPNDFDLDRPNSARHLSFGQGVHACLAAQLISLQLKWFYVALLNRFPGIRTAGEPIWNENLEFRSLRSLPLSLR, encoded by the coding sequence GTGACCGTCCCCTCGCCGCTCGCCGACCCGTCCATCGTGCCCGACCCCTACCCTGTCTACGCCGACCTGGCCCAGCGCCGCCCCGTCCACTGGGTCGAGCGCCTGAACGCCTGGGCGGTCTTGACGTACGCCGACTGCGCCGCCGGGCTGAAGGATCCCCGGCTCACCGCCGACCGGGGGACGGAAGTGCTGGCCGCGAAGTTCCCCGGACAGCCGCTGCCGCCGGACAACATCTTCCACCGCTGGACCAAGAACGTGGTGATGTACACGGACCCGCCGCTCCACGACGCGCTACGCCGGTCCGTCCGCGCAGGCTTCACCCGTGCCGCGCACCAGCACTACGACCAAGTCCTCCAGAAGGTCGCGCACGACCTGGTCGCTTCCATCCCGGCCGGTGCCACCGAGATCGACGCCGTCCCCGCCCTGGCTGCCGAACTCCCCGTACGCTCCGCCGTGCACGCCTTCGGGGTCCCCGAGGAGGACCTCGGATTCCTCATCCCGCGCGTGAATACGATCATGACGTACCACTCCGGTCCGAAGGATCAGCCGGTGACGCAGGAGATAATCCTGGAAAAGCTCACCGACCTGCACACGTACGCCTCCGAACTCCTCCAGGGCATGCGGGGCAAGGTCCTGCCGGACACCGTCATCGCCCGCCTGGCAGCCGCCCAGGACGGCCTGACCGAGACCACGCCGGAACAGACCGTGCACCAGCTGGCGCTGGTGTTCATCGCGTTGTTCGCGCCCACGACGCCGGGCTCTCTCAGCAGCGGCACGCTCGCGTTCGCCCGCAACCCGCGGCAGGTCGAACGCTTCCTGGCGGACCAGGCGTGCGTGGACAACACGGCGAACGAGGTCCTCCGCTACAACGCCTCGAACCAGTTCACCTGGCGCGTCGCGGCCAAGGACGTCGAGATGGGCGGCGTACGGATCGAGGCCGGGCAGACTCTCGCCCTGTTCCTGGGCTCGGCCAACCGGGACGCCAACATGTTCGAGCGACCGAACGACTTCGACCTCGACCGTCCCAACAGCGCTCGGCACCTGTCGTTCGGCCAAGGGGTGCACGCCTGTCTCGCCGCGCAGCTCATCTCCCTGCAGCTGAAGTGGTTCTACGTCGCCCTGCTGAACCGCTTCCCGGGCATCCGGACGGCGGGCGAGCCGATCTGGAACGAGAACCTCGAATTCCGCTCCCTTCGCTCCCTGCCGCTCAGCCTCCGCTGA